A genomic region of Branchiostoma lanceolatum isolate klBraLanc5 chromosome 4, klBraLanc5.hap2, whole genome shotgun sequence contains the following coding sequences:
- the LOC136433232 gene encoding glycogen synthase kinase-3 beta-like isoform X3, translated as MSGRPRTTSFAEGNKPGHQAPSFGGVKVSRDKDGSKVTTVVATPGAGPDRPQEVAYTDTKVIGNGSFGVVYQARLCDTGELVAIKKVLQDKRFKNRELQIMRKLEHINIVRLRYFFYSSGEKDKAGNGAGSDSRAASKDEVYLNLVLDFVPETVYRVARHYSKNKQTIPILYVKLYMYQLFRSLAYIHSMGVCHRDIKPQNLLLDPETAVLKLIDFGSAKQLVRGEPNVSYICSRYYRAPELIFGATDYTTDIDTWSAGCVIAELLLGQPIFPGDSGVDQLVEIIKVLGTPTREQIREMNPNYQEFKFPQIKPHPWNKVFGPQSLADALNPNSRTPSFGKGAKVFRPRTPPEAINLCSRLLEYTPGARISPLEACTHPFFDELRDPNTRLPNGRELPPLFNFTPHELSINPSLNSRLLPPHLQQQGAAPLPTSNTEAANAASSEAGTSGGGATASASGGS; from the exons ATGAGCGGAAGACCACGGACAACATCCTTCGCCGAGGGCAATAAGCCAGGACACCAGGCACCATCCTTCGGAGGGGTGAAAGTCAGCC GGGATAAAGATGGCAGCAAGGTGACTACTGTCGTAGCAACTCCTGGTGCAGGGCCCGATCGGCCACAGGAAGTGGCCTACACGGACACCAAAGTGATCGGCAATGGGTCGTTTGGGGTGGTGTACCAGGCCCGCCTCTGCGACACAGGCGAACTCGTGGCCATCAAGAAGGTGTTGCAGGACAAGAGATTCAAG AACCGGGAATTACAGATCATGCGAAAACTGGAACACATTAACATCGTGCGGCTTAGATACTTCTTCTACTCCAGCGGAGAAAAG GACAAGGCAGGGAATGGAGCAGGGTCCGACTCACGGGCTGCCAGT AAAGATGAGGTGTACTTGAATCTAGTGTTGGACTTTGTACCAGAGACAGTATATAGAGTGGCTAGGCATTACAGTAAAAACAAACAGACGATACCTATATTATATGTAAAG ttgtacatgtaccagttgttCCGCAGTTTAGCATACATCCATTCCATGGGAGTGTGCCACAGAGATATCAAGCCACAGAACTTGCTACTGGACCCTGAGACAGCGGTCCTCAAGCTCATTGACTTCGGAAG TGCAAAGCAGTTGGTACGGGGTGAGCCGAACGTGTCGTACATCTGTTCCCGCTACTACAGAGCACCTGAACTTATATTTGGTGCGACAGACTACACAACTGATATTG aCACGTGGTCAGCAGGGTGTGTTATAGCTGAGCTGCTACTGGGGCAGCCAATCTTCCCAGGGGACAGTGGGGTGGACCAGTTGGTAGAGATTATCAAG gttCTAGGAACTCCAACTAGAGAACAAATCAGGGAAATGAACCCAAACTACCAGGAGTTCAAATTTCCTCAGATAAAGCCTCACCCCTGGAACAAG GTGTTTGGACCTCAGTCGCTGGCAGATGCTTTAAACCCTAATTCTAGAACACCCAGCTTTGGCAAAGGTGCCAAG GTGTTTCGACCACGCACACCACCCGAGGCCATCAACCTCTGCAGTCGGCTGCTGGAATACACGCCGGGGGCCAGGATATCTCCACTGGAGGCCTGCACACATCCGTTCTTTGACGAGCTACGGGACCCAAACACGAGGTTACCCAATGGAAGAGAGCTGCCGCCACTCTTCAACTTTACTCCACACG AACTGTCCATCAACCCATCACTGAACTCACGGCTCCTACCACCTCACTTGCAACAGCAGggtgctgcccccctccccacctccaATACAGAGGCAGCCAACGCCGCATCTTCAGAAGCTGGAACGTCAGGGGGTGGGGCCACTGCATCAGCCTCTGGGGGGTCATAA
- the LOC136433232 gene encoding glycogen synthase kinase-3 beta-like isoform X6: MSGRPRTTSFAEGNKPGHQAPSFGGVKVSRDKDGSKVTTVVATPGAGPDRPQEVAYTDTKVIGNGSFGVVYQARLCDTGELVAIKKVLQDKRFKNRELQIMRKLEHINIVRLRYFFYSSGEKKDEVYLNLVLDFVPETVYRVARHYSKNKQTIPILYVKLYMYQLFRSLAYIHSMGVCHRDIKPQNLLLDPETAVLKLIDFGSAKQLVRGEPNVSYICSRYYRAPELIFGATDYTTDIDTWSAGCVIAELLLGQPIFPGDSGVDQLVEIIKVLGTPTREQIREMNPNYQEFKFPQIKPHPWNKVFGPQSLADALNPNSRTPSFGKGAKVFRPRTPPEAINLCSRLLEYTPGARISPLEACTHPFFDELRDPNTRLPNGRELPPLFNFTPHELSINPSLNSRLLPPHLQQQGAAPLPTSNTEAANAASSEAGTSGGGATASASGGS, from the exons ATGAGCGGAAGACCACGGACAACATCCTTCGCCGAGGGCAATAAGCCAGGACACCAGGCACCATCCTTCGGAGGGGTGAAAGTCAGCC GGGATAAAGATGGCAGCAAGGTGACTACTGTCGTAGCAACTCCTGGTGCAGGGCCCGATCGGCCACAGGAAGTGGCCTACACGGACACCAAAGTGATCGGCAATGGGTCGTTTGGGGTGGTGTACCAGGCCCGCCTCTGCGACACAGGCGAACTCGTGGCCATCAAGAAGGTGTTGCAGGACAAGAGATTCAAG AACCGGGAATTACAGATCATGCGAAAACTGGAACACATTAACATCGTGCGGCTTAGATACTTCTTCTACTCCAGCGGAGAAAAG AAAGATGAGGTGTACTTGAATCTAGTGTTGGACTTTGTACCAGAGACAGTATATAGAGTGGCTAGGCATTACAGTAAAAACAAACAGACGATACCTATATTATATGTAAAG ttgtacatgtaccagttgttCCGCAGTTTAGCATACATCCATTCCATGGGAGTGTGCCACAGAGATATCAAGCCACAGAACTTGCTACTGGACCCTGAGACAGCGGTCCTCAAGCTCATTGACTTCGGAAG TGCAAAGCAGTTGGTACGGGGTGAGCCGAACGTGTCGTACATCTGTTCCCGCTACTACAGAGCACCTGAACTTATATTTGGTGCGACAGACTACACAACTGATATTG aCACGTGGTCAGCAGGGTGTGTTATAGCTGAGCTGCTACTGGGGCAGCCAATCTTCCCAGGGGACAGTGGGGTGGACCAGTTGGTAGAGATTATCAAG gttCTAGGAACTCCAACTAGAGAACAAATCAGGGAAATGAACCCAAACTACCAGGAGTTCAAATTTCCTCAGATAAAGCCTCACCCCTGGAACAAG GTGTTTGGACCTCAGTCGCTGGCAGATGCTTTAAACCCTAATTCTAGAACACCCAGCTTTGGCAAAGGTGCCAAG GTGTTTCGACCACGCACACCACCCGAGGCCATCAACCTCTGCAGTCGGCTGCTGGAATACACGCCGGGGGCCAGGATATCTCCACTGGAGGCCTGCACACATCCGTTCTTTGACGAGCTACGGGACCCAAACACGAGGTTACCCAATGGAAGAGAGCTGCCGCCACTCTTCAACTTTACTCCACACG AACTGTCCATCAACCCATCACTGAACTCACGGCTCCTACCACCTCACTTGCAACAGCAGggtgctgcccccctccccacctccaATACAGAGGCAGCCAACGCCGCATCTTCAGAAGCTGGAACGTCAGGGGGTGGGGCCACTGCATCAGCCTCTGGGGGGTCATAA
- the LOC136433232 gene encoding glycogen synthase kinase-3 beta-like isoform X1, giving the protein MSGRPRTTSFAEGNKPGHQAPSFGGVKVSRDKDGSKVTTVVATPGAGPDRPQEVAYTDTKVIGNGSFGVVYQARLCDTGELVAIKKVLQDKRFKNRELQIMRKLEHINIVRLRYFFYSSGEKLSCLRRDKAGNGAGSDSRAASKDEVYLNLVLDFVPETVYRVARHYSKNKQTIPILYVKLYMYQLFRSLAYIHSMGVCHRDIKPQNLLLDPETAVLKLIDFGSAKQLVRGEPNVSYICSRYYRAPELIFGATDYTTDIDTWSAGCVIAELLLGQPIFPGDSGVDQLVEIIKVLGTPTREQIREMNPNYQEFKFPQIKPHPWNKVFGPQSLADALNPNSRTPSFGKGAKVFRPRTPPEAINLCSRLLEYTPGARISPLEACTHPFFDELRDPNTRLPNGRELPPLFNFTPHELSINPSLNSRLLPPHLQQQGAAPLPTSNTEAANAASSEAGTSGGGATASASGGS; this is encoded by the exons ATGAGCGGAAGACCACGGACAACATCCTTCGCCGAGGGCAATAAGCCAGGACACCAGGCACCATCCTTCGGAGGGGTGAAAGTCAGCC GGGATAAAGATGGCAGCAAGGTGACTACTGTCGTAGCAACTCCTGGTGCAGGGCCCGATCGGCCACAGGAAGTGGCCTACACGGACACCAAAGTGATCGGCAATGGGTCGTTTGGGGTGGTGTACCAGGCCCGCCTCTGCGACACAGGCGAACTCGTGGCCATCAAGAAGGTGTTGCAGGACAAGAGATTCAAG AACCGGGAATTACAGATCATGCGAAAACTGGAACACATTAACATCGTGCGGCTTAGATACTTCTTCTACTCCAGCGGAGAAAAG ttgtcCTGTCTGAGAAGG GACAAGGCAGGGAATGGAGCAGGGTCCGACTCACGGGCTGCCAGT AAAGATGAGGTGTACTTGAATCTAGTGTTGGACTTTGTACCAGAGACAGTATATAGAGTGGCTAGGCATTACAGTAAAAACAAACAGACGATACCTATATTATATGTAAAG ttgtacatgtaccagttgttCCGCAGTTTAGCATACATCCATTCCATGGGAGTGTGCCACAGAGATATCAAGCCACAGAACTTGCTACTGGACCCTGAGACAGCGGTCCTCAAGCTCATTGACTTCGGAAG TGCAAAGCAGTTGGTACGGGGTGAGCCGAACGTGTCGTACATCTGTTCCCGCTACTACAGAGCACCTGAACTTATATTTGGTGCGACAGACTACACAACTGATATTG aCACGTGGTCAGCAGGGTGTGTTATAGCTGAGCTGCTACTGGGGCAGCCAATCTTCCCAGGGGACAGTGGGGTGGACCAGTTGGTAGAGATTATCAAG gttCTAGGAACTCCAACTAGAGAACAAATCAGGGAAATGAACCCAAACTACCAGGAGTTCAAATTTCCTCAGATAAAGCCTCACCCCTGGAACAAG GTGTTTGGACCTCAGTCGCTGGCAGATGCTTTAAACCCTAATTCTAGAACACCCAGCTTTGGCAAAGGTGCCAAG GTGTTTCGACCACGCACACCACCCGAGGCCATCAACCTCTGCAGTCGGCTGCTGGAATACACGCCGGGGGCCAGGATATCTCCACTGGAGGCCTGCACACATCCGTTCTTTGACGAGCTACGGGACCCAAACACGAGGTTACCCAATGGAAGAGAGCTGCCGCCACTCTTCAACTTTACTCCACACG AACTGTCCATCAACCCATCACTGAACTCACGGCTCCTACCACCTCACTTGCAACAGCAGggtgctgcccccctccccacctccaATACAGAGGCAGCCAACGCCGCATCTTCAGAAGCTGGAACGTCAGGGGGTGGGGCCACTGCATCAGCCTCTGGGGGGTCATAA
- the LOC136433232 gene encoding glycogen synthase kinase-3 beta-like isoform X4 — protein MSGRPRTTSFAEGNKPGHQAPSFGGVKVSHGSKVTTVVATPGAGPDRPQEVAYTDTKVIGNGSFGVVYQARLCDTGELVAIKKVLQDKRFKNRELQIMRKLEHINIVRLRYFFYSSGEKDKAGNGAGSDSRAASKDEVYLNLVLDFVPETVYRVARHYSKNKQTIPILYVKLYMYQLFRSLAYIHSMGVCHRDIKPQNLLLDPETAVLKLIDFGSAKQLVRGEPNVSYICSRYYRAPELIFGATDYTTDIDTWSAGCVIAELLLGQPIFPGDSGVDQLVEIIKVLGTPTREQIREMNPNYQEFKFPQIKPHPWNKVFGPQSLADALNPNSRTPSFGKGAKVFRPRTPPEAINLCSRLLEYTPGARISPLEACTHPFFDELRDPNTRLPNGRELPPLFNFTPHELSINPSLNSRLLPPHLQQQGAAPLPTSNTEAANAASSEAGTSGGGATASASGGS, from the exons ATGAGCGGAAGACCACGGACAACATCCTTCGCCGAGGGCAATAAGCCAGGACACCAGGCACCATCCTTCGGAGGGGTGAAAGTCAGCC ATGGCAGCAAGGTGACTACTGTCGTAGCAACTCCTGGTGCAGGGCCCGATCGGCCACAGGAAGTGGCCTACACGGACACCAAAGTGATCGGCAATGGGTCGTTTGGGGTGGTGTACCAGGCCCGCCTCTGCGACACAGGCGAACTCGTGGCCATCAAGAAGGTGTTGCAGGACAAGAGATTCAAG AACCGGGAATTACAGATCATGCGAAAACTGGAACACATTAACATCGTGCGGCTTAGATACTTCTTCTACTCCAGCGGAGAAAAG GACAAGGCAGGGAATGGAGCAGGGTCCGACTCACGGGCTGCCAGT AAAGATGAGGTGTACTTGAATCTAGTGTTGGACTTTGTACCAGAGACAGTATATAGAGTGGCTAGGCATTACAGTAAAAACAAACAGACGATACCTATATTATATGTAAAG ttgtacatgtaccagttgttCCGCAGTTTAGCATACATCCATTCCATGGGAGTGTGCCACAGAGATATCAAGCCACAGAACTTGCTACTGGACCCTGAGACAGCGGTCCTCAAGCTCATTGACTTCGGAAG TGCAAAGCAGTTGGTACGGGGTGAGCCGAACGTGTCGTACATCTGTTCCCGCTACTACAGAGCACCTGAACTTATATTTGGTGCGACAGACTACACAACTGATATTG aCACGTGGTCAGCAGGGTGTGTTATAGCTGAGCTGCTACTGGGGCAGCCAATCTTCCCAGGGGACAGTGGGGTGGACCAGTTGGTAGAGATTATCAAG gttCTAGGAACTCCAACTAGAGAACAAATCAGGGAAATGAACCCAAACTACCAGGAGTTCAAATTTCCTCAGATAAAGCCTCACCCCTGGAACAAG GTGTTTGGACCTCAGTCGCTGGCAGATGCTTTAAACCCTAATTCTAGAACACCCAGCTTTGGCAAAGGTGCCAAG GTGTTTCGACCACGCACACCACCCGAGGCCATCAACCTCTGCAGTCGGCTGCTGGAATACACGCCGGGGGCCAGGATATCTCCACTGGAGGCCTGCACACATCCGTTCTTTGACGAGCTACGGGACCCAAACACGAGGTTACCCAATGGAAGAGAGCTGCCGCCACTCTTCAACTTTACTCCACACG AACTGTCCATCAACCCATCACTGAACTCACGGCTCCTACCACCTCACTTGCAACAGCAGggtgctgcccccctccccacctccaATACAGAGGCAGCCAACGCCGCATCTTCAGAAGCTGGAACGTCAGGGGGTGGGGCCACTGCATCAGCCTCTGGGGGGTCATAA
- the LOC136433232 gene encoding glycogen synthase kinase-3 beta-like isoform X8 encodes MSGRPRTTSFAEGNKPGHQAPSFGGVKVSRDKDGSKVTTVVATPGAGPDRPQEVAYTDTKVIGNGSFGVVYQARLCDTGELVAIKKVLQDKRFKNRELQIMRKLEHINIVRLRYFFYSSGEKDKAGNGAGSDSRAASKDEVYLNLVLDFVPETVYRVARHYSKNKQTIPILYVKLYMYQLFRSLAYIHSMGVCHRDIKPQNLLLDPETAVLKLIDFGSAKQLVRGEPNVSYICSRYYRAPELIFGATDYTTDIDTWSAGCVIAELLLGQPIFPGDSGVDQLVEIIKVLGTPTREQIREMNPNYQEFKFPQIKPHPWNKVFRPRTPPEAINLCSRLLEYTPGARISPLEACTHPFFDELRDPNTRLPNGRELPPLFNFTPHELSINPSLNSRLLPPHLQQQGAAPLPTSNTEAANAASSEAGTSGGGATASASGGS; translated from the exons ATGAGCGGAAGACCACGGACAACATCCTTCGCCGAGGGCAATAAGCCAGGACACCAGGCACCATCCTTCGGAGGGGTGAAAGTCAGCC GGGATAAAGATGGCAGCAAGGTGACTACTGTCGTAGCAACTCCTGGTGCAGGGCCCGATCGGCCACAGGAAGTGGCCTACACGGACACCAAAGTGATCGGCAATGGGTCGTTTGGGGTGGTGTACCAGGCCCGCCTCTGCGACACAGGCGAACTCGTGGCCATCAAGAAGGTGTTGCAGGACAAGAGATTCAAG AACCGGGAATTACAGATCATGCGAAAACTGGAACACATTAACATCGTGCGGCTTAGATACTTCTTCTACTCCAGCGGAGAAAAG GACAAGGCAGGGAATGGAGCAGGGTCCGACTCACGGGCTGCCAGT AAAGATGAGGTGTACTTGAATCTAGTGTTGGACTTTGTACCAGAGACAGTATATAGAGTGGCTAGGCATTACAGTAAAAACAAACAGACGATACCTATATTATATGTAAAG ttgtacatgtaccagttgttCCGCAGTTTAGCATACATCCATTCCATGGGAGTGTGCCACAGAGATATCAAGCCACAGAACTTGCTACTGGACCCTGAGACAGCGGTCCTCAAGCTCATTGACTTCGGAAG TGCAAAGCAGTTGGTACGGGGTGAGCCGAACGTGTCGTACATCTGTTCCCGCTACTACAGAGCACCTGAACTTATATTTGGTGCGACAGACTACACAACTGATATTG aCACGTGGTCAGCAGGGTGTGTTATAGCTGAGCTGCTACTGGGGCAGCCAATCTTCCCAGGGGACAGTGGGGTGGACCAGTTGGTAGAGATTATCAAG gttCTAGGAACTCCAACTAGAGAACAAATCAGGGAAATGAACCCAAACTACCAGGAGTTCAAATTTCCTCAGATAAAGCCTCACCCCTGGAACAAG GTGTTTCGACCACGCACACCACCCGAGGCCATCAACCTCTGCAGTCGGCTGCTGGAATACACGCCGGGGGCCAGGATATCTCCACTGGAGGCCTGCACACATCCGTTCTTTGACGAGCTACGGGACCCAAACACGAGGTTACCCAATGGAAGAGAGCTGCCGCCACTCTTCAACTTTACTCCACACG AACTGTCCATCAACCCATCACTGAACTCACGGCTCCTACCACCTCACTTGCAACAGCAGggtgctgcccccctccccacctccaATACAGAGGCAGCCAACGCCGCATCTTCAGAAGCTGGAACGTCAGGGGGTGGGGCCACTGCATCAGCCTCTGGGGGGTCATAA
- the LOC136433232 gene encoding glycogen synthase kinase-3 beta-like isoform X9 — translation MSGRPRTTSFAEGNKPGHQAPSFGGVKVSRDKDGSKVTTVVATPGAGPDRPQEVAYTDTKVIGNGSFGVVYQARLCDTGELVAIKKVLQDKRFKNRELQIMRKLEHINIVRLRYFFYSSGEKKDEVYLNLVLDFVPETVYRVARHYSKNKQTIPILYVKLYMYQLFRSLAYIHSMGVCHRDIKPQNLLLDPETAVLKLIDFGSAKQLVRGEPNVSYICSRYYRAPELIFGATDYTTDIDTWSAGCVIAELLLGQPIFPGDSGVDQLVEIIKVLGTPTREQIREMNPNYQEFKFPQIKPHPWNKVFRPRTPPEAINLCSRLLEYTPGARISPLEACTHPFFDELRDPNTRLPNGRELPPLFNFTPHELSINPSLNSRLLPPHLQQQGAAPLPTSNTEAANAASSEAGTSGGGATASASGGS, via the exons ATGAGCGGAAGACCACGGACAACATCCTTCGCCGAGGGCAATAAGCCAGGACACCAGGCACCATCCTTCGGAGGGGTGAAAGTCAGCC GGGATAAAGATGGCAGCAAGGTGACTACTGTCGTAGCAACTCCTGGTGCAGGGCCCGATCGGCCACAGGAAGTGGCCTACACGGACACCAAAGTGATCGGCAATGGGTCGTTTGGGGTGGTGTACCAGGCCCGCCTCTGCGACACAGGCGAACTCGTGGCCATCAAGAAGGTGTTGCAGGACAAGAGATTCAAG AACCGGGAATTACAGATCATGCGAAAACTGGAACACATTAACATCGTGCGGCTTAGATACTTCTTCTACTCCAGCGGAGAAAAG AAAGATGAGGTGTACTTGAATCTAGTGTTGGACTTTGTACCAGAGACAGTATATAGAGTGGCTAGGCATTACAGTAAAAACAAACAGACGATACCTATATTATATGTAAAG ttgtacatgtaccagttgttCCGCAGTTTAGCATACATCCATTCCATGGGAGTGTGCCACAGAGATATCAAGCCACAGAACTTGCTACTGGACCCTGAGACAGCGGTCCTCAAGCTCATTGACTTCGGAAG TGCAAAGCAGTTGGTACGGGGTGAGCCGAACGTGTCGTACATCTGTTCCCGCTACTACAGAGCACCTGAACTTATATTTGGTGCGACAGACTACACAACTGATATTG aCACGTGGTCAGCAGGGTGTGTTATAGCTGAGCTGCTACTGGGGCAGCCAATCTTCCCAGGGGACAGTGGGGTGGACCAGTTGGTAGAGATTATCAAG gttCTAGGAACTCCAACTAGAGAACAAATCAGGGAAATGAACCCAAACTACCAGGAGTTCAAATTTCCTCAGATAAAGCCTCACCCCTGGAACAAG GTGTTTCGACCACGCACACCACCCGAGGCCATCAACCTCTGCAGTCGGCTGCTGGAATACACGCCGGGGGCCAGGATATCTCCACTGGAGGCCTGCACACATCCGTTCTTTGACGAGCTACGGGACCCAAACACGAGGTTACCCAATGGAAGAGAGCTGCCGCCACTCTTCAACTTTACTCCACACG AACTGTCCATCAACCCATCACTGAACTCACGGCTCCTACCACCTCACTTGCAACAGCAGggtgctgcccccctccccacctccaATACAGAGGCAGCCAACGCCGCATCTTCAGAAGCTGGAACGTCAGGGGGTGGGGCCACTGCATCAGCCTCTGGGGGGTCATAA
- the LOC136433232 gene encoding glycogen synthase kinase-3 beta-like isoform X2, with product MSGRPRTTSFAEGNKPGHQAPSFGGVKVSHGSKVTTVVATPGAGPDRPQEVAYTDTKVIGNGSFGVVYQARLCDTGELVAIKKVLQDKRFKNRELQIMRKLEHINIVRLRYFFYSSGEKLSCLRRDKAGNGAGSDSRAASKDEVYLNLVLDFVPETVYRVARHYSKNKQTIPILYVKLYMYQLFRSLAYIHSMGVCHRDIKPQNLLLDPETAVLKLIDFGSAKQLVRGEPNVSYICSRYYRAPELIFGATDYTTDIDTWSAGCVIAELLLGQPIFPGDSGVDQLVEIIKVLGTPTREQIREMNPNYQEFKFPQIKPHPWNKVFGPQSLADALNPNSRTPSFGKGAKVFRPRTPPEAINLCSRLLEYTPGARISPLEACTHPFFDELRDPNTRLPNGRELPPLFNFTPHELSINPSLNSRLLPPHLQQQGAAPLPTSNTEAANAASSEAGTSGGGATASASGGS from the exons ATGAGCGGAAGACCACGGACAACATCCTTCGCCGAGGGCAATAAGCCAGGACACCAGGCACCATCCTTCGGAGGGGTGAAAGTCAGCC ATGGCAGCAAGGTGACTACTGTCGTAGCAACTCCTGGTGCAGGGCCCGATCGGCCACAGGAAGTGGCCTACACGGACACCAAAGTGATCGGCAATGGGTCGTTTGGGGTGGTGTACCAGGCCCGCCTCTGCGACACAGGCGAACTCGTGGCCATCAAGAAGGTGTTGCAGGACAAGAGATTCAAG AACCGGGAATTACAGATCATGCGAAAACTGGAACACATTAACATCGTGCGGCTTAGATACTTCTTCTACTCCAGCGGAGAAAAG ttgtcCTGTCTGAGAAGG GACAAGGCAGGGAATGGAGCAGGGTCCGACTCACGGGCTGCCAGT AAAGATGAGGTGTACTTGAATCTAGTGTTGGACTTTGTACCAGAGACAGTATATAGAGTGGCTAGGCATTACAGTAAAAACAAACAGACGATACCTATATTATATGTAAAG ttgtacatgtaccagttgttCCGCAGTTTAGCATACATCCATTCCATGGGAGTGTGCCACAGAGATATCAAGCCACAGAACTTGCTACTGGACCCTGAGACAGCGGTCCTCAAGCTCATTGACTTCGGAAG TGCAAAGCAGTTGGTACGGGGTGAGCCGAACGTGTCGTACATCTGTTCCCGCTACTACAGAGCACCTGAACTTATATTTGGTGCGACAGACTACACAACTGATATTG aCACGTGGTCAGCAGGGTGTGTTATAGCTGAGCTGCTACTGGGGCAGCCAATCTTCCCAGGGGACAGTGGGGTGGACCAGTTGGTAGAGATTATCAAG gttCTAGGAACTCCAACTAGAGAACAAATCAGGGAAATGAACCCAAACTACCAGGAGTTCAAATTTCCTCAGATAAAGCCTCACCCCTGGAACAAG GTGTTTGGACCTCAGTCGCTGGCAGATGCTTTAAACCCTAATTCTAGAACACCCAGCTTTGGCAAAGGTGCCAAG GTGTTTCGACCACGCACACCACCCGAGGCCATCAACCTCTGCAGTCGGCTGCTGGAATACACGCCGGGGGCCAGGATATCTCCACTGGAGGCCTGCACACATCCGTTCTTTGACGAGCTACGGGACCCAAACACGAGGTTACCCAATGGAAGAGAGCTGCCGCCACTCTTCAACTTTACTCCACACG AACTGTCCATCAACCCATCACTGAACTCACGGCTCCTACCACCTCACTTGCAACAGCAGggtgctgcccccctccccacctccaATACAGAGGCAGCCAACGCCGCATCTTCAGAAGCTGGAACGTCAGGGGGTGGGGCCACTGCATCAGCCTCTGGGGGGTCATAA